From one Marmota flaviventris isolate mMarFla1 chromosome 1, mMarFla1.hap1, whole genome shotgun sequence genomic stretch:
- the Ccr1 gene encoding C-C chemokine receptor type 1 translates to MEFITTTEDYEVTTEYDYGDTTPCHKVDVRAFGSKLLPPLYSLVFVIGLIGNILVVLVLMQHRRLQSMTSIYLLNLAISDLLFLFTLPFWIDYKLKDNWVFGNGMCKLLSGSYYLGLYSEIFFIILLTIDRYLAIVHAVFAIRARTVTFGIITSIVTWALALLAAVPGFYFSKTQWEFTRNTCSLHFPHQSLKEWKRFQALKLNILGLVLPLLVMIVCYTGIINILLSRPNEKKAKAVRLIFVIMLTFFLFWTPYNLTMFVSAFQEYLFTNQCVQSRELDMAIQVTEVIAYTHCCVNPVIYVFVGERFRKYLRQLFHRHVAVHLAKWLPFLSVDRLERVSSMTPSTGEHELSAGF, encoded by the coding sequence ATGGAGTTTATCACCACTACAGAGGACTATGAAGTGACCACTGAATATGACTATGGGGACACAACCCCGTGCCATAAGGTGGATGTGAGGGCCTTTGGGAGCAAACTGCTGCCCCCTTTGTACTCCCTGGTCTTTGTCATCGGCTTGATTGGCAACATCCTGGTGGTCCTTGTCCTCATGCAGCACAGGAGGCTCCAAAGCATGACCAGCATCTACCTCCTCAATCTGGCCATCTCTGACCTGCTCTTCCTCTTCACGCTGCCCTTCTGGATTGACTACAAGTTGAAGGACAACTGGGTTTTCGGTAATGGCATGTGCAAGCTGCTTTCGGGGTCTTATTACCTGGGCTTGTACAGCGAGATCTTTTTCATCATCCTGCTGACCATCGACAGGTACCTGGCCATCGTCCATGCTGTGTTTGCAATACGGGCTCGGACTGTCACCTTTGGTATCATCACCAGCATCGTCACCTGGGCCCTGGCCCTCCTGGCTGCCGTCCCTGGCTTTTACTTTTCCAAGACCCAGTGGGAGTTCACCCGGAACACCTGCAGCCTCCACTTCCCTCACCAAAGCCTCAAAGAATGGAAACGCTTCCAGGCTCTGAAACTGAACATCCTGGGGCTGGTTCTGCCTCTGTTGGTCATGATCGTCTGCTACACGGGGATCATCAATATTCTGCTCAGTCGGCCCAATGAGAAGAAGGCTAAGGCCGTCCGCTTGATTTTTGTCATCATGCTCACCTTCTTCCTCTTTTGGACCCCTTACAACCTGACTATGTTTGTCTCTGCTTTCCAAGAGTACCTGTTCACCAACCAGTGTGTGCAGAGCAGGGAGCTGGACATGGCCATTCAGGTGACAGAGGTGATCGCCTACACTCATTGCTGTGTCAACCCCGTCATCTATGTCTTTGTGGGTGAGAGGTTCCGGAAGTACCTCCGCCAGTTGTTCCACAGGCATGTGGCCGTGCACCTGGCCAAGTGGCTGCCCTTCCTCTCTGTGGATAGGCTGGAGAGGGTCAGCTCTATGACTCCATCCACCGGGGAGCATGAACTCTCTGCTGGGTTCTGA